A genome region from Prionailurus bengalensis isolate Pbe53 chromosome B4, Fcat_Pben_1.1_paternal_pri, whole genome shotgun sequence includes the following:
- the LOC122472660 gene encoding 60S ribosomal protein L29-like, with amino-acid sequence MKASNAKAMAVCAEAINALDKSVIPKVGSRKLNQLAYITHPMLWKCAHARNAKCLRLCQPKAKAKIQTKAQVVALAPDVAGGAGSLIKALIWRLLSANVRTEDWCYPGLLSAGAGIFLC; translated from the coding sequence ATGAAGGCCAGTAATGCCAAGGCCATGGCTGTATGTGCTGAGGCTATCAATGCCCTTGACAAGTCCGTGATCCCAAAGGTTGGCAGCCGCAAGCTCAATCAACTTGCTTACATCACTCACCCCATGCTCTGGAAATGTGCTCATGCCCGTAATGCCAAGTGTCTCAGGCTCTGCCAACCAAAGGCCAAGGCCAAGATTCAAACCAAGGCCCAGGTTGTGGCTCTGGCCCCAGATGTGGCTGGAGGTGCCGGGTCCCTGATAAAGGCTCTAATATGGAGGCTTCTGTCTGCCAATGTGAGGACAGAAGACTGGTGTTACCCTGGGCTTCTATCTGCAGGGGCTGGTATCTTTCTGTGCTAG